In Kosmotoga arenicorallina S304, a genomic segment contains:
- a CDS encoding branched-chain amino acid ABC transporter permease yields the protein MAMKLSNRTNLILTIALVFFVWLLLFFAEGRMNTYMVRIVSLIGIYGIMAVSLTLINGITGIFSLGHSGFIALGAYTSALLTMSIHQKEITFILDKVAWPFNSVQLSFLPATIIGGIVAAVFSFLIGWPSLRLSGDYLAIATLGFSEIIRILALNLRSITNGALGLKGIPQYTNVWWSWSWLLITVIFIGSLVNSSFGRALKAIREDRVAAASMGINVFKHQLLGFVIGGFFAGISGSLYAHWLTTIDPRTTSIGVMLTFNVLIMIVIGGLGSISGAIIGAGLFAVLTEWLRFLEEPMKIFSFEFSGIAGLRMLVFSAIFVIVMIFWPRGIMGRKELTWNAIYSWFRRGKGESYE from the coding sequence ATGGCCATGAAGCTATCTAATAGGACTAACTTAATATTGACAATAGCTCTTGTCTTCTTCGTTTGGTTGCTTTTGTTCTTTGCTGAAGGTCGTATGAACACTTACATGGTGAGAATTGTATCTCTTATCGGTATATATGGGATAATGGCCGTTAGTCTGACCCTAATAAACGGAATTACCGGGATATTCTCTCTCGGGCATTCAGGCTTTATAGCACTTGGTGCCTATACTTCTGCATTATTAACTATGTCAATTCATCAAAAGGAAATTACGTTCATACTTGATAAAGTAGCCTGGCCGTTCAATTCAGTACAGCTTTCATTCCTACCAGCTACAATTATCGGTGGTATTGTCGCGGCGGTATTTTCATTTCTCATAGGTTGGCCTTCATTAAGGCTTTCTGGTGACTACCTTGCAATAGCTACCCTTGGATTTAGCGAAATAATAAGGATACTCGCTTTGAATTTACGTTCGATAACAAATGGCGCCCTCGGCTTAAAAGGCATTCCCCAGTACACAAACGTCTGGTGGTCATGGAGCTGGCTATTGATAACCGTGATTTTCATTGGAAGCCTGGTTAATAGCAGTTTTGGAAGAGCCTTAAAAGCTATCAGAGAGGATAGAGTAGCTGCTGCTTCAATGGGAATAAACGTTTTTAAACACCAGTTACTTGGTTTTGTCATCGGAGGCTTTTTTGCCGGAATTTCGGGTTCTCTTTACGCCCACTGGCTTACGACAATTGACCCACGAACAACATCAATAGGCGTTATGCTTACTTTTAATGTTTTGATAATGATAGTGATTGGAGGTCTCGGAAGCATTTCAGGGGCGATAATAGGTGCGGGACTTTTTGCGGTGCTTACTGAATGGCTTCGTTTCCTTGAGGAACCAATGAAAATATTCTCCTTTGAGTTCTCTGGTATTGCCGGGCTCAGGATGCTTGTTTTTTCAGCCATCTTTGTTATAGTAATGATTTTCTGGCCCAGAGGTATTATGGGAAGAAAAGAGTTAACCTGGAACGCCATCTATTCCTGGTTTAGACGCGGGAAGGGTGAGAGCTATGAATGA
- a CDS encoding ABC transporter permease, with product MKYALKIAFKDLKYFFRSRIAIFAFLIMPIFMMLMTGYIFPKMQSGTNVKVAVYSLDNGFRKMMENKEVENFIFVDSEEELRKLLLDEKADVAMVIPEGFLTAMLRKQAIKVRLIPSPSNPQMAMAAAQGITASIGGSIGSMNDKFTLEMENPGGGEFNYYSFMAPGIMAMVAIMSVVNGLAAAITTEKERGTLDGILTTPIPRYAIVLGKTLAQGIRGILQAIIILLIAIFLFGATVQGSILLALFVLVLGIMSFIGVGIIITAGAPDQETSQMILTTLMFPMMFLSGVFFPVNQMPSFMQSISRFFPLTYAAEALRKVMVLGGTFQNISGDVAILLVFSVITFSLAVPLFGKLTTS from the coding sequence ATGAAATATGCATTGAAAATAGCTTTCAAAGATCTAAAATATTTCTTCAGAAGCAGAATTGCCATTTTTGCTTTTCTAATTATGCCAATATTCATGATGCTTATGACCGGTTACATATTCCCAAAAATGCAATCGGGAACTAATGTTAAAGTAGCGGTATACTCTCTTGATAACGGCTTCAGAAAAATGATGGAAAATAAAGAGGTCGAAAACTTCATCTTTGTGGACAGTGAAGAGGAATTAAGGAAACTTCTTCTGGACGAAAAAGCTGATGTAGCCATGGTAATTCCTGAAGGGTTTCTTACTGCCATGCTTAGAAAGCAGGCGATAAAAGTAAGGCTTATTCCAAGCCCATCAAACCCCCAGATGGCTATGGCAGCAGCGCAAGGAATTACAGCCAGTATCGGTGGTTCAATAGGAAGCATGAATGATAAATTCACGCTGGAAATGGAAAACCCGGGTGGTGGAGAATTCAATTATTATAGTTTCATGGCTCCTGGTATTATGGCAATGGTGGCAATAATGAGTGTAGTAAATGGCCTTGCTGCAGCGATTACCACCGAAAAGGAGCGTGGAACATTGGACGGAATACTCACAACACCTATTCCGCGTTATGCAATTGTACTCGGAAAAACTCTCGCACAGGGAATCAGGGGAATATTGCAGGCTATAATCATCCTACTCATTGCAATATTTCTATTCGGGGCCACGGTACAGGGATCCATATTACTTGCCCTTTTTGTTCTTGTGTTGGGTATCATGAGTTTTATCGGGGTTGGAATTATCATAACGGCAGGAGCGCCAGACCAGGAAACAAGCCAGATGATACTCACGACACTTATGTTTCCCATGATGTTCCTATCAGGAGTATTTTTTCCAGTGAATCAAATGCCTTCATTCATGCAATCCATATCCAGGTTCTTCCCTCTTACTTATGCAGCTGAAGCTCTTAGAAAAGTGATGGTATTAGGTGGAACTTTCCAAAACATATCAGGTGATGTGGCAATTTTGCTGGTTTTTTCAGTTATCACATTTTCACTTGCCGTTCCCCTCTTTGGAAAGCTTACTACGAGTTAA
- a CDS encoding branched-chain amino acid ABC transporter permease — MNLYTFLQNLINGLSLGSLYALIAIGYTMVYGILRLINFAHGDVFMMAVYFAFFLVTLGKVPWLISFVIAILAAALLGFTIDRVAYKPIRNAPRISALITAIGVSFFLESFAVVVFSGIPRSFRNIYPKFLNNMLILGGHEEVKYGRNVIVGGLRIPIVSFVILAVTAIALVILWWIIYKTKIGMAMRAVSVDIPTTSLMGVNVDRVIGFTFALGSALAAIGGLLWATRYPQLWPYMGFMPGLKAFIAAVFGGIGSIQGAVVGGFLLGLTEIMLVGFFPKMAGYRDAFAFLILILILSIKPEGLLGKRSVVKV, encoded by the coding sequence TTGAACCTTTACACATTTCTTCAGAATTTGATAAACGGCTTAAGCCTTGGTTCGCTATATGCGCTCATCGCCATTGGATATACCATGGTATATGGAATACTGAGATTGATAAACTTTGCACATGGTGATGTATTTATGATGGCGGTATATTTTGCTTTTTTCCTCGTGACGTTAGGCAAAGTGCCCTGGCTAATTTCCTTTGTTATAGCAATTCTGGCAGCCGCTCTTCTTGGTTTTACAATAGACAGGGTAGCTTATAAGCCTATAAGAAATGCTCCCAGAATTTCTGCCCTGATAACAGCCATCGGTGTTTCGTTTTTCCTTGAAAGCTTTGCGGTAGTGGTCTTCTCTGGCATTCCTCGTTCATTCAGGAATATTTATCCCAAATTCCTCAACAACATGTTGATTTTAGGTGGCCATGAAGAGGTTAAATATGGTCGAAATGTTATTGTTGGAGGATTAAGGATACCTATTGTGTCATTTGTAATCCTTGCTGTTACGGCAATTGCTCTGGTTATATTGTGGTGGATCATCTATAAAACGAAGATAGGCATGGCTATGAGAGCAGTTTCAGTAGATATTCCAACAACTTCTCTTATGGGAGTAAATGTTGATAGGGTAATAGGCTTTACTTTTGCTCTTGGTTCAGCTCTAGCAGCTATTGGTGGCTTATTATGGGCAACGAGATATCCGCAGTTATGGCCATATATGGGTTTCATGCCCGGCTTGAAAGCCTTCATAGCGGCTGTTTTTGGTGGGATTGGTTCAATTCAGGGAGCTGTGGTTGGCGGATTTCTTTTAGGATTAACCGAAATAATGCTCGTGGGTTTCTTTCCAAAAATGGCTGGTTATCGTGATGCTTTCGCTTTTCTAATTCTGATACTAATTCTTTCCATAAAGCCAGAAGGCTTACTTGGAAAAAGATCAGTTGTGAAGGTGTGA
- a CDS encoding ABC transporter ATP-binding protein: MNEILKLDHVTMQFGGLIAVNDFDNCVKEGEILGLIGPNGAGKTTVFNVITGVYYPTKGKVLFDGLDITPLKPHHITHIGISRTFQNIRLFQDMTVLENVMVAQHHEIATKDAEKYLVKLGKNKYGANSLWFWKSVLKLGYISREREMMDKALNILDKLGLKKLAYEKAGSLPYGEQRLLEIARALATDAKLLLLDEPAAGMNPSESQQLVQLIKWIRDEFQVTIFLIEHDMKVVMGLCERILVMDYGVLIAEGTPDEIQKNEKVIEAYLGEEWSNVAE; the protein is encoded by the coding sequence ATGAATGAAATTCTGAAGCTTGACCACGTTACGATGCAGTTTGGAGGGCTTATTGCTGTAAATGATTTCGATAACTGTGTAAAAGAAGGGGAAATTCTCGGTCTTATAGGTCCGAATGGTGCTGGAAAAACCACAGTTTTTAATGTTATTACCGGTGTTTATTATCCAACAAAAGGCAAAGTGCTCTTTGACGGACTTGATATTACCCCTTTAAAGCCTCATCATATAACACATATAGGAATTTCGAGAACTTTTCAAAACATAAGGCTTTTTCAGGATATGACCGTGCTTGAAAATGTTATGGTTGCACAGCACCACGAAATAGCAACAAAGGATGCAGAAAAATACCTTGTAAAGTTGGGGAAAAACAAATATGGAGCAAACAGCTTATGGTTCTGGAAAAGCGTTCTTAAGCTTGGGTATATAAGCAGAGAAAGAGAAATGATGGATAAAGCCTTAAACATACTTGACAAGCTGGGACTAAAAAAGCTGGCCTATGAAAAAGCTGGTTCGCTTCCATACGGTGAACAAAGGTTGCTGGAAATTGCCAGGGCTCTTGCGACTGATGCAAAGCTTCTGCTTCTTGACGAACCAGCTGCTGGAATGAACCCCTCTGAAAGCCAGCAGCTAGTCCAGCTTATAAAGTGGATAAGAGATGAGTTCCAGGTCACCATTTTCCTTATTGAACATGATATGAAAGTTGTCATGGGACTTTGTGAGAGGATACTTGTAATGGATTATGGAGTACTTATTGCAGAAGGTACCCCGGATGAAATTCAAAAGAATGAAAAAGTTATCGAAGCTTATCTCGGGGAGGAGTGGTCTAATGTCGCAGAATGA
- a CDS encoding ABC transporter substrate-binding protein: MKKFLVVFVILLSVLSLATIKIGVVLPMTGGIAAFGRMVWEGVEVAHELFPDVNGETIELTIFDNRSDKIEAANAVRRAIDVGNVSAILGEVASSYSLAGGAVAEEKKTPMVTPSSTNPLVTSGKKYVSRVCFIDPFQGWAAAVLAFENLGVRNVAIFMDVEQDYAVGLANFFMQTFQELGGQVFFEYYKSGDQDFTAQISDAMLTGAEALFIPGYYQEIALIAIQARQLGFFGPLITGDGADAPETISIGGDAVNGLYFTTHYHPDSPAVTENAKLFLERYTEKFNKIPAALSALGFDAYMVIRDAIMRAGSADREAIAQAIRSTTNFPGATGIINIDNEGNAVKSVAIVKIEDGQFKYETTINPR, encoded by the coding sequence ATGAAAAAATTTCTGGTCGTTTTTGTTATCTTATTGAGTGTGCTTTCTCTCGCTACAATCAAGATTGGTGTTGTGTTGCCTATGACTGGTGGCATAGCAGCCTTTGGAAGGATGGTATGGGAAGGTGTGGAAGTTGCTCACGAACTTTTCCCGGATGTCAATGGCGAAACCATAGAACTCACGATCTTCGACAATAGAAGTGACAAAATTGAGGCAGCCAATGCTGTGAGAAGGGCAATAGATGTTGGAAATGTCAGTGCTATACTGGGTGAAGTCGCAAGTTCTTATAGCCTTGCGGGCGGAGCAGTAGCTGAAGAAAAGAAAACCCCGATGGTAACACCTTCTTCGACAAACCCCCTTGTAACTTCTGGTAAGAAGTACGTTTCAAGGGTCTGCTTTATCGACCCATTCCAGGGCTGGGCCGCAGCTGTTCTGGCATTTGAGAACCTCGGCGTAAGGAATGTGGCCATTTTCATGGATGTTGAGCAAGATTATGCTGTCGGCCTTGCCAATTTCTTTATGCAAACTTTCCAGGAACTTGGTGGTCAGGTATTTTTTGAATATTACAAAAGCGGCGACCAGGATTTCACAGCACAAATTTCGGATGCCATGCTGACAGGAGCAGAAGCGTTATTCATTCCCGGTTACTATCAAGAAATAGCCCTAATAGCGATTCAGGCAAGGCAGCTTGGATTCTTTGGACCTCTTATAACTGGTGATGGTGCTGACGCTCCTGAAACGATTTCCATTGGTGGAGATGCTGTAAACGGTCTATATTTCACCACTCATTACCATCCTGATAGCCCTGCTGTAACTGAAAATGCCAAGCTATTTCTCGAAAGGTACACAGAGAAATTCAATAAGATTCCCGCAGCACTAAGTGCCCTGGGTTTTGATGCCTACATGGTAATCCGAGATGCCATCATGCGCGCAGGCAGTGCTGACAGAGAAGCAATTGCACAAGCTATAAGGAGTACAACCAATTTCCCCGGAGCGACAGGAATAATCAACATTGATAATGAAGGAAATGCTGTAAAATCAGTTGCCATTGTAAAAATTGAAGACGGTCAATTCAAGTACGAAACAACAATAAATCCACGATAA
- a CDS encoding ABC transporter ATP-binding protein, translating into MGIIEVNGLSKRFKEVLAVDNVSFDVKEGEIFGFLGPNGAGKSTTIRMLTTLTRPTSGTAKVANHDILKEPSEVRKKIGLVSEKTILYDRLTALENLMFFAELNGLDNKSAKKRCLELLEKVDMLKWKDTMVGKFSTGMRQRINVIRALLHDPKIIFLDEPTLGLDPQTTRTIREFIKQMNNEGRTVILTTHIMTEADMLSDRIAIIDHGKIVALDTPKNLKRMLKESDDEILDIEIPNMTSNLIDKLKAFDCIKKVLNRSSEEIRIIMSCENPVVFITDFLSKHSLNIREIKTVEPTLEDVFIKLTGHEMRDQAVKKPRFAKGMMH; encoded by the coding sequence ATGGGCATCATTGAAGTTAACGGTTTGTCAAAAAGATTCAAGGAAGTTCTTGCAGTTGATAACGTTTCTTTCGATGTCAAAGAGGGAGAAATCTTTGGTTTTTTAGGTCCAAATGGTGCTGGTAAATCAACAACCATAAGAATGTTGACGACTTTGACGAGACCGACATCAGGCACAGCAAAAGTAGCGAATCATGATATTTTGAAGGAACCATCAGAAGTTAGAAAAAAAATAGGGCTTGTTTCCGAGAAGACCATATTGTATGACAGGTTGACTGCGCTCGAAAATCTCATGTTCTTTGCGGAACTCAACGGCCTGGATAATAAAAGTGCAAAAAAACGCTGCCTGGAGCTTCTTGAAAAGGTGGATATGTTAAAGTGGAAAGATACGATGGTTGGCAAATTTTCAACAGGTATGCGTCAGAGAATCAATGTAATTCGAGCGCTTTTGCATGACCCCAAAATAATCTTTCTCGATGAACCTACTCTGGGTTTGGATCCTCAAACAACAAGGACTATCAGAGAATTCATCAAGCAGATGAACAATGAAGGCCGCACAGTAATTCTGACCACTCATATAATGACTGAAGCGGATATGCTTTCAGACAGGATAGCGATTATAGATCACGGGAAAATAGTGGCTTTGGATACACCGAAAAATCTAAAGCGCATGTTGAAAGAATCTGATGATGAAATCCTTGATATAGAAATCCCCAATATGACTTCAAATTTAATAGATAAATTAAAGGCTTTCGATTGTATTAAGAAGGTTTTAAACAGATCCTCAGAAGAAATCAGGATTATCATGAGCTGCGAAAATCCTGTGGTATTTATCACAGACTTTCTTTCAAAACACTCTCTGAACATAAGAGAAATAAAGACTGTTGAACCAACACTTGAAGATGTTTTTATCAAGCTTACCGGTCATGAAATGAGAGACCAGGCAGTGAAAAAACCACGCTTTGCAAAGGGGATGATGCACTAA
- a CDS encoding ABC transporter ATP-binding protein: MSQNDNAILKIEGLKVNYGAIKAIKGIDLQVPEGKIVTMIGANGAGKTTTLSAISGLVRSSEGKIFFQGKDITNLNPHLINKMGISLVPEGRRVFANLTVRENLMMGAYNRKDSEVEKDLEWVFELFPRLKERINQLASTLSGGEQQMLAVSRALMSRPKLMMMDEPSLGLAPLLVKEVFSVIRKINSEGTTILLIEQDAAVALKTSHYGYVLETGTITIHGPSEELIKNDEVRKAYLGL; the protein is encoded by the coding sequence ATGTCGCAGAATGACAACGCAATCTTGAAAATTGAAGGATTGAAAGTCAACTACGGTGCAATAAAAGCGATCAAGGGCATCGACCTCCAGGTTCCAGAAGGCAAAATAGTCACTATGATAGGTGCCAACGGAGCTGGAAAAACCACTACCCTTTCTGCCATAAGTGGCCTTGTTAGGTCTTCTGAGGGAAAAATCTTTTTTCAGGGTAAAGATATAACAAACCTCAATCCTCACTTAATCAACAAAATGGGTATATCTCTTGTGCCAGAAGGAAGACGCGTTTTTGCGAACCTCACAGTGAGAGAAAACCTGATGATGGGGGCTTATAACAGAAAAGATTCTGAGGTTGAAAAAGATCTTGAATGGGTTTTTGAACTCTTTCCAAGATTGAAGGAAAGAATAAATCAACTTGCAAGCACTCTTTCCGGTGGAGAGCAGCAGATGCTTGCAGTAAGCCGTGCACTCATGTCCAGACCAAAACTCATGATGATGGACGAACCATCTCTCGGGCTTGCTCCTTTGCTTGTCAAAGAGGTTTTTTCTGTTATTCGGAAGATCAACAGCGAAGGCACAACCATTTTGCTTATCGAGCAGGATGCAGCTGTGGCATTGAAAACATCGCATTATGGTTATGTCCTTGAGACAGGAACAATTACCATTCATGGACCATCTGAAGAACTTATCAAGAATGACGAAGTCAGAAAAGCATATCTGGGGTTGTAA